A genomic region of Bactrocera dorsalis isolate Fly_Bdor chromosome 3, ASM2337382v1, whole genome shotgun sequence contains the following coding sequences:
- the LOC105228393 gene encoding thioredoxin domain-containing protein 15 has product MNKSVFFIALISAGCLSITTAEMPAFKTIFKFFSYGGASDYNGNGTRTKDISQMTLEELGVSRGQCLYDFLPYITYSERLYCAPDDHHILHLLPNNITEAVRKPPIMMRCLQPERHENATRNDNTLLIMQNLKDIVALLKPVGNATKRHEPGSCVIVLFYTESSLGCAHVAPYANMLPILFPRLRFAAIDAFKFPSFNTEFGIVGLPTLLLFHQGRPIVKFYSDIGTFHAFVTRHTGIKPIEPIPKDLEVTGPLPLQPVPQVDYVLILAWAFILLCVGNYFAKSQLCKQIVEMIKRNWRESEARMERN; this is encoded by the exons atgaacaaaagtgtattCTTCATCGCGCTGATTTCGG CTGGCTGCCTCAGCATTACAACTGCAGAAATGCCAGCgtttaaaaccatttttaagTTCTTTTCATATGGCGGCGCAAGCGACTATAACGGCAATGGCACACGCACCAAAGATATCTCACAAATGACACTCGAGGAATTGGGTGTTTCGCGCGGCCAATGCCTTTACGACTTTCTGCCATACATAACATATAGTGAACGTTTATATTGTGCACCAGATGATCACCACATATTGCATTTATTACCCAACAATATAACGGAAGCTGTGCGTAAACCACCAATAATGATGCGGTGCTTGCAGCCAGAGCGACATGAGAACGCGACACGCAATGATAATACACTATTAATTATGCAAAATCTTAAGGATATAGTGGCGCTACTCAAACCAGTGGGTAATGCAACTAAACGTCATGAGCCGGGCAGTTGTGTTATAGTGCTCTTCTACACCGAATCGAGTCTTGGCTGTGCACATGTTGCACCCTACGCCAACATGTTACCCATACTATTTCCCAGACTGCGTTTCGCCGCTATTGATGCTTTCAAATTTCCCAGTTTCAATACAGAATTCGGTATAGTCGGTTTGCCAACGTTGTTGCTATTCCATCAAGGTCGACCGATAGTGAAATTCTACAGTGACATCGGTACGTTTCATGCATTCGTCACACGGCACACCGGCATCAAACCTATTGAACCAATACCAAAGGATTTAGAAGTCACCGGACCGCTACCACTACAACCAGTGCCGCAAGTTGATTACGTGCTCATACTTGCATGGGCCTTCATACTGCTATGTGTGGGTAATTACTTTGCAAAGTCGCAATTGTGCAAGCAAATTGTGGAAATGATCAAACGAAATTGGCGTGAATCGGAGGCGCGCATGgaacgaaattaa